One stretch of Cryptococcus neoformans var. neoformans B-3501A chromosome 5, whole genome shotgun sequence DNA includes these proteins:
- a CDS encoding hypothetical protein (HMMPfam hit to FAT, FAT domain, score: 127.6, E(): 2.9e-35; HMMPfam hit to FATC, FATC domain, score: 58.4, E(): 1.9e-14; HMMPfam hit to PI3_PI4_kinase, Phosphatidylinositol 3- and 4-kinase, score: 249.0, E(): 7.9e-72), whose translation MAPLATQYNIQGADLQSLLPRLLREGLTPSGDQQQSSPGDLVQVLLEHCILKPLSTKSTVDAQQSTYTLAIIKRQATISPRFLTETYNQAPFYQWLIPRLLKIACSSIASVPTDELVQVVVYIIQILGRDQPDDEDTWAKGPGRAAQILSQLTLFCQDGHKSKLYDFAELPSNISALLSIVSAILQLDLPFALSFVATACVQLSEASCLINTPESQLLYIQTVNTALGRNIYQGLTKACSYVSSIDIIDGADGKTALMMFYEKMASAHETLKYDVWWSLLRQCGNLDIKDDSIGFPAICHLLTPVAPRLSRETIKQIVGLDQIKDWEKTAKEISVQTGNSVKLDTVSAFLQKDVQKSRKRKRRTSENLIADLRELLPDLPDPPEGSSILDILLQNSLSLSAIAHLMPQIVRFAVGEHDRPRCPTSSAFDPKILELWIKVDVFNLSMMNALSSIVEHAPSGKIVAEFQNLEIIHEKVVMGLNARERPMRVAAGRTLSLLFMAQNAGVDHIIAGKNQQRYIEAASTPLRSPATAETAVLLLGDLGRLAQGESLCFVLQLLLRQLGSYNAPLRSLAYTELVALAKHHRKTPYTLLSPFLDRISVLLADNIIRSPYMISETMQFIGSTRQNFLHTTLPHILPALVLSRNREALIHVASIVKQRLGRLFMDHTAGILAQVFLHPQQTAESLVFLVDLIRTMTHGYSEHEPLITVESLMGSCMVDLMVILVVELGDQDKAARRAAKLGLSKAMAYQRTSTDLGAFLKPYMLGVISQLNDMLHDVLGKKSVEYKKKIIRSMGVLIKLLTIQIMASLQSTLGIKELRHETLNTWAVFTSTLKYADIGPFVGRTTGALVANWPTFDKTAKSVAIRIINEIADSANDLSQFVEEVVGMDHIDELQRAASLLTAQRKKWPIDIRITKVLDRVASKNIAISLASIRELRLLLVTLQGSIQDLVKGDTFNPVAARLMSTLLSIATRDGDCQELRDLSYECLGIIGALDPDRLGFHVESNTLTIASNFADHKESLDFALHLVRDLLVDAFRATNDTKHQNHLAFAIQELLRFCGFSLKVIHPSSKIDPSIRQRWQSLPKDLLETLTPLLESRFTLHDVSFRTFSHPIYVTAPTYREWLQRWATDLISKVMSMPDTDRSVSDSKAIFGVFCGVLRNQDVSVAHHILPHLVLNVLLSGVQEYRDEICLEIKTVLQDQVQPTSPADRRSLSAQVIFDLMDHLSKWLRLQRVKGNHLDRGEKSKIVEGVLSSIETELMAHAALQSKAYARSLRSFEERIIQLRKERKDTAELQTYFERLHQIYAELDEPDGMEGVSAFVISPSLEHQIREHESTGRWTSAQSCWEVRLQQSPDDPTLHVGLLKCLRNLGHYDTLRTHIRGVITRHPDWSLQLAPFAAEAAWIIGDWDTVRQVGPDCPPIGQALLALHEDGDLSSVLTRVRREVGAGITGKGYTPVYEALLQLHLVQEIAMIQDTKKEIQIVSKSKNRHKVVQQHVRQLTASLDSRFYTTSPAFRVREAILSIRRTALGLMNTPSLNPEIGDAWILSSKIARKAGYEQTAYSATLQAREADAPFAFVQEAKLRRAQGSVFKALTDLQNTLAPLATDSKASESIEHESFRRSRDLAKAVLLLARWANETDRFDQNEIVKRYTQAITLCDTLESPYYHLGHFYDGQAGDPAQKIIYNYHTCNYYSLALRHGVKYIFQTMPRMLTLWLDLGDTKDTKKKKFISKIHSVVGEAAHDLPAYQFYTAFPQIVSRIVHPSVDVSRILRSIMVRVISEYPQQALWPMVGVMKSCQDERRHACIAVFQKATSISTTIRDADTFSTILLQFTDHKVDGRKRERSIQSHFPYVKYAFPTKMILPLQDALTCSLPTSSDTVKTHNPFPNTPIEIHDVEDRVDVMPSLQRPKKLVFIGSDGKAYPFLCKPHDDLRKDARVMDLNSMINKLLKSASESRRRQLYVRTYAVMPLNEECGLLEWVTNTHGFKGILETNYGRQNKKIFTNEVIDLLTTTRKQCQPEVLTAIFKDKVLPLYQPTVFHEWFLTSWPEPSAWLSSRLAYSRTLAVMSMIGYILGLGDRHGENILFDGLSGDTVHVDLNCLFEKVRLKSRCKKDLVKFGVVKGKTLEIPERVPFRLTQNMVDALGVTGVEGVFRKAAEITMSILRSNSDSLMSVLEAFVHDPLVEWTSKGRGKSDPRDIRSNADKNLHPIKRKLRGVMNEGTVVSVPNQVETLIKEATSPRNLSAMYVGWAPWL comes from the exons ATGGCGCCGCTCGCCACGCAGTACAACATACAGGGAGCCGACCTCCAATCgctccttcctcgcctccTCAGAGAAGGTCTCACTCCTTCAGGAGATCAACAGCAATCGAGCCCAGGCGACCTCGTGCAAGTCCTGCTGGAGCACTGCATTCTCAAGCCTCTGTCAACGAAAAGCACAGTAGACGCTCAACAATCCACATATACTCTCGCCATCATCAAGCGACAAGCAACTATTTCTCCTAGGTTTCTAACTGAAACATACAATCAGGCACCCTTCTACCAATGGCTAATCCCTAGGTTGCTGAAAATAGCTTGTTCCTCAATCGCATCTGTTCCTACAGACGAGTTGGTGCAGGTGGTTGTATATATTATCCAGATATTAGGACGAGACCAGCCCGACGATGAGGATACATGGGCTAAAGGACCGGGAAGGGCAGCGCAGATATTAAGCCAGCTGACTTTGTTTTGTCAAG ATGGGCACAAATCAAAGCTTTACGACTTTGCCGAACTTCCAAGCAACATTTCCGCCCTGTTATCAATTGTATCTGCCATACTTCAGCTCGATCTCCCTTTTGCGTTATCATTTGTCGCAACAGCTTGTGTTCAGCTTTCTGAAGCTAGCTGTTTAATAAATACACCGGAATCGCAATTATTGTACATACAGACAGTGAACACAGCCCTCGGGCGGAATATCTATCAAGGATTGACCAAGGCTTGCTCGTATGTCTCAAGTATTGATATTATAGATGGTGCGGACGGAAAAACTGCATTAATGATGTTCTACGAGAAAATGGCCTCTGCCCACGAGACATTGAAATATGATGTGTGGTGGTCGCTTTTACGCCAATGCGGGAATCTAGATATTAAGGACGATTCTATTGGCTTCCCCGCAATCTGCCACCTTTTGACTCCTGTAGCTCCTCGTCTTTCTCGTGAGACTATCAAACAAATCGTCGGCCTCGATCAAATCAAGGACTGGGAAAAAACAGCCAAAGAGATTTCGGTACAAACAGGCAACTCGGTCAAGCTTGACACTGTTTCTGCTTTTTTGCAAAAGGATGTTCAGAAAtccaggaagaggaaaaggaggacAAGCGAGAATTTGATCGCAGATCTTCGTGAACTTCTTCCAGATCTCCCCGACCCTCCCGAAGGAAGCTCTATACTTGATATACTTCTTCAGAATTC TTTATCCTTGTCTGCCATCGCGCACCTCATGCCTCAAATCGTTCGCTTCGCCGTTGGCGAGCATGATCGCCCCCGATGTCCTACGTCCAGTGCATTTGATCCCAAGATCCTGGAGCTGTGGATCAAAGTCGATGTGTTCAACCTATCGATGATGAATGCACTGAGTAGCATAGTCGAGCATGCTCCATCTGGTAAGATAGTCGCGGAATTCCAAAACTTGGAAATTATCCATGAAAAAGTCGTCATGGGTTTAAATGCACGCGAACGTCCCATGAGAGTAGCTGCTGG CCGAACGTTATCACTTTTATTCATGGCTCAAAATGCTGGTGTGGATCACATCATTGCCGGGAAAAATCAACAAAGGTACATTGAGGCGGCATCTACCCCACTTCGGTCTCCAGCAACTGCCGAAACTGCCGTGCTTTTACTCGGTGACCTCGGCAGGCTTGCCCAGGGGGAGTCACTATGCTTCGTCCTGCAGTTACTTCTACGCCAGCTCGGATCGTATAATGCCCCTCTTAGGTCCCTCGCTTACACAGAG CTCGTTGCCCTGGCTAAGCATCATCGTAAAACACCATACACTCTTCTGTCTCCGTTTCTCGATCGTATCAGTGTACTTCTGGCCGACAATATCATTCGCTCTCCCTATATGATCTCCGAGACTATGCAATTCATCGGTTCTACTCGACAGAACTTCTTGCACACGACACTGCCGCATATCCTACCAGCACTCGTACTGTCGCGCAACCGAGAAGCCCTGATACATGTGGCGAGTATCGTAAAGCAACGACTAGGTCGTTTATTTATGGACCATACAGCTGGTATCCTCGCGCAAGTCTTTCTCCACCCGCAGCAGACGGCTGAGAGTcttgtcttcctcgtcgacCTCATTCGAACCATGACTCATGGTTATTCCGAGCACGAGCCTCTAATCACAGTAGAATCTCTCATGGGATCTTGTATGGTTGACCTCATGGTGATTCTCGTTGTAGAACTAGGTGACCAAGACAAAGCCGCCAGGAGAGCTGCAAAGTTAGGATTGAGCAAGGCCATGGCATATCAACGGACAAGTACCGACCTAGGAGCATTTCTTAAGCCTTATATGCTAGGAGTCATTTCTCAACTCAACGATATGCTACATGACGTGCTAGGGAAAAAGTCAGTAGAATACAAAAAGAAAATCATCAGGAGCATGGGCGTCTTAATCAAACTA CTGACAATTCAGATCATGGCGAGCTTACAAAGCACCCTTGGCATCAAAGAGCTCCGTCACGAAACTCTCAACACCTGGGCAGTCTTCACTTCCACTCTCAAATACGCCGATATTGGTCCTTTTGTAGGTCGCACTACTGGTGCGCTAGTGGCAAATTGGCCCACATTTGACAAGACCGCGAAATCTGTCGCCATTCGAATCATCAATGAGATCGCCGACAGTGCAAACGATCTAAGTCAATTCGTGGAAGAAGTTGTAGGAATGGATCATATCGACGAACTCCAGAGAGCTGCCAGTCTATTGACAGCTCAGCGGAAGAAATGGCCGATTGATATTCGTATCACAAAAGTTCTTGACCGGGTTGCAAGCAAGAACATAGCAATTTCGTTGGCCTCTATCCGAGAGTTGAGGCTACTGCTGGTTACTCTTCAAGGAAGCATCCAGGATCTGGTGAAAGGAGATACTTTTAATCCAGTGGCCGCTCGACTTATGTCTACCCTTTTATCCATCGCCACAAGAGACGGAGATTGTCAGGAGTTGAGGGATCTCAGCTATGAATGTTTGGGTATTATCGGCGCCTTGGATCCTGACCGTCTGGGATTCCACGTCGAAAGCAATACACTTACTATCGCCTCGAACTTCGCTGATCACAAGGAGTCACTCGATTTTGCCCTTCACCTTGTGCGTGATCTTCTCGTGGATGCCTTTCGCGCCACCAATGATACAAAGCATCAAAACCATCTTGCTTTTGCTATACAGGAGCTTCTTCGTTTTTGTGGTTTTTCACTCAAAGTTATCCACCCATCAAGTAAAATAGATCCTTCAATCCGTCAACGATGGCAAAGCCTCCCAAAAGATCTGCTCGAAACCCTGACACCACTTCTCGAATCACGTTTTACCCTGCATGATGTTTCTTTTCGCACCTTCTCGCACCCCATATATGTAACCGCTCCAACATATCGCGAATGGCTTCAGCGCTGGGCGACAGACCTTATTAGCAAAGTGATGTCCATGCCCGATACTGATCGCTCTGTCAGCGATAGCAAAGCTATCTTTGGTGTTTTTTGTGGCGTACTGAGAAATCAAGATGTCAGCGTAGCCCACCAtatccttcctcatctcgtTCTCAATGTTCTACTTTCTGGGGTACAAGAGTACCGTGACGAAATATGCCTTGAAATTAAAACTGTCTTGCAAGATCAAGTACAACCTACTAGCCCGGCTGACAGACGATCCCTCAGTGCACAGGTTATCTTCGACCTGATGGACCACCTGAGTAAATGGTTGCGATTACAGCGAGTGAAGGGTAATCATCTAGATCGAGGAGAAAAGTCCAAAATCGTTGAAGGGGTACTGTCTAGTATAGAAACAGAGCTCATGGCGCACGCTGCTTTGCAGAGCAAGGCGTATGCGAGGTCTCTGAGAAGTTTCGAGGAAAGGATTATCCAActaaggaaggaaaggaaagataCTGCGGAACTGCAAACCTATTTTGAGCGACTGCATCAAATTTATGCGGAATTGGACGAACCAGATGGAATGGAGGGTGTTTCAGCATTTGTTATTTCGCCTTCTTTAGAGCATCAAATCAGGGAACATGAGAGCACAGGTAGATGGACGTCGGCGCAAAGCTGTTGGGAGGTAAGATTGCAGCAATCTCCAGATGATCCCACGTTACACGTTGGACTTTTGAAATGTCTTCGAAATCTTGGACATTATG ACACCCTCCGAACCCATATCCGGGGAGTCATTACTCGCCATCCAGATTGGTCACTTCAGCTAGCCCCATTTGCTGCAGAGGCCGCATGGATCATCGGGGATTGGGACACAGTTCGCCAGGTTGGTCCGGATTGCCCGCCCATCGGCCAAGCTTTGCTTGCTTTACATGAGGACGGGGATCTCTCATCTGTTCTCACTCGAGTGCGCCGTGAAGTAGGGGCTGGTATTACTGGAAAGGGTTATACACCCGTATATGAGGCACTGCTCCAGCTGCACCTTGTACAAGAGATTGCTATGATTCAAGACACGAAAAAAGAGATACAAATTGtcagcaagagcaagaacCGCCATAAAGTTGTTCAGCAACACGTACGTCAGCTCACTGCCTCCCTTGACTCAAGATTCTATACGACATCTCCTGCCTTTCGAGTACGGGAAGCTATTCTCAGCATACGTCGCACAGCATTGGGTCTAATGAACACACCCTCACTTAACCCTGAGATAGGCGATGCTTGGATTCTTAGCTCGAAAATAGCTAGAAAGGCTGGCTATGAGCAAACGGCCTATAGCGCCACTTTACAGGCCAGAGAGGCGGATGCGCCATTCGCATTCGTACAAGAGGCGAAACTTCGTCGTGCTCAAGGCAGTGTTTTCAAAGCATTGACGGATCTTCAGAATACTTTGGCGCCTTTGGCTACTGATAGCAAGGCCAGTGAAAGTATCGAGCACGAATCATTTCGAAGGAGCAGGGATCTGGCAAAG GCTGTGCTTCTGCTTGCAAGATGGGCGAACGAAACAGACAGATTTGATCAGAATGAAATAGTCAAACGCTATACGCAAGCTATCACTTTATGTGATAC CCTAGAGTCTCCTTACTATCATCTGGGTCATTTTTACGACGGTCAGGCTGGTGACCCTGCACAGAA AATAATCTACAATTACCATACTTGCAATTACTACAGCTTAGCTCTGCGTCACGGCGTGAAATACATCTTCCAGACGATGCCCAGGATGCTCACTCTGTGGTTAGATCTGGGCGACACCAAAGACACCAAAAA GAAAAAATTCATTTCCAAAATTCATTCTGTGGTCGGCGAAGCTGCTCATGATCTACCAGCATATCAG TTCTACACTGCTTTCCCTCAAATCGTCTCTCGGATTGTCCATCCTAGCGTAGATGTTTCAAGGATTCTGCGTTCAATCATGGTCCGTGTCATCTCTGAATATCCTCAACAGGCTCTATGGCCAATGGTCGGTGTCATGAAATCCTGTCAAGACGAAAGGCGACACGCCTGTATAGCAGTCTTTCAAAAAGCAACC TCTATCTCAACGACAATCAGAGATGCAGATACCTTTTCAACCATTCTGTTACAATTTACGGATCACAAGGTAGATGGCCGCAAGCGAGAGAGATCAATCCAGTCCCATTTTCCCTATGTTAAATACGCCTTCCCTACCAAGATGATATTGCCTCTTCAAGACGCTTTGACGTGTAGTCTGCCCACGTCGTCTGACACTGTCAAGACTCACAATCCTTTCCCCAACACACCAATAGAAATTCACG ATGTCGAGGACCGCGTGGACGTCATGCCATCACTCCAAAGACCAAAGAAACTTGTCTTCATAGGCAGCGACGGCAAAGCttatccttttctttgcaAACCGCACGACGATTTGAGAAAGGATGCCCGCGTCATGGATCTCAATTCCATGATCAACAAACTCCTGAAAAGTGCTTCTGAGTCTAGAAGACGTCAACTTT ACGTTCGGACCTACGCTGTCATGCCGCTGAATGAAGAGTGTGGTTTGCTAGAATGGGTGACTAACACCCACGGATTCAAGGGCATTCTGGAAACCAATTATGGTCGCCAGAATAAGAAAATTTTT ACCAACGAAGTGATCGACTTACTCACTACAACGAGGAAACAATGCCAACCGGAAGTCCTCACAGCCATCTTCAAGGATAAAGTGTTGCCACT TTATCAGCCAACAGTCTTCCATGAATGGTTTTTGACATCCTGGCCAGAACCTTCAGCATGGTTGTCCAGTCGCTTAGCCTATAGTCGCACACTGGCCGTCATGTCCATGATCGGTTACATTCTAGG CCTTGGTGATCGACATGGTGAAAATATCTTGTTCGATGGTCTCTCAGGGGATACTGTACATGTCGATCTCAATTGTTTGTTCGAAAAGGTACGTCTGAAGTCAAGATGTAAGAAGGATCTCGTTAAATTTGGAGTTGTTAAGGGCAAAACCCTTGAGATCCCCGAACGTGTACCTTTTAGACTCACGCAAAACATGGTCGATGCCTTGGGAGTAACCGGTGTCGAAG GCGTATTTCGCAAAGCTGCAGAGATAACTATGAGTATTCTGCGTTCAAATAGCGACTCTTTAATGAGTGTCTTGGAGGCTTTTGTCCACGACCCTCTCGTTGAATGGACCAGTAAA GGTCGTGGAAAGTCAGATCCCAGAGACATTCGAAGTAATGCCGACAAAAACCTCCATCCTATCAAACGCAAACTTCGAGGAGTGATGAACGAAGGCACGGTCGTTTCCGTGCCCAACCAGGTTGAAACTTTGATTAAGGAAGCCACCTCTCCTAGAAACCTT AGTGCAATGTATGTTGGGTGGGCCCCATGGTTGTAA
- a CDS encoding hypothetical protein (HMMPfam hit to Paf1, Paf1, score: -51.4, E(): 2.8e-08): MSKKSDLLVRVRYLNPLPNPPFPPKLLNVNTNISRLGEPAYLDQLAATTPLPMLVDSEMGMPLDLNAYDGAWDGKDQSLNPIPDSDRVHHPVDLTLLAPFNPPSTSNGDLKSVPSSNEVSWMRNSSYLTRRNNAKRKDAAEIREEVAVDASEAAQLLMIEKTFLDITSQDVNQLQHPNPKKRHLKVVESYDVLPDDEAWPNNYILLRFPERPSAATAINPAAGASSPRLSKSILRPIVQDDQQMMEFYLPQEEDLPKLDEAYGRAVDEEPLEKIMRLNEENPNDPEIDHIFSNVYYDRIRTYEVVSTSAPKKEILVSFQEGEENDNEPATKKRKGVYYKEINFRTLLRKTRTKPHDEVDGQSDRWDKSRVGFRLPSQADIDHRDEAKSQVADPTWANEELRRIHGGDNMAEGQGEAIDDEEVGVDEGAIEAERGAHDESE, encoded by the exons ATGTCCAAGAAGTCTGATCTCCTCGTTCGTGTACGATACCTCAACCCGCTTCCAAATCCTCCATTCCCTCCAAAGCTCCTCAATGTCAATACAAACATCTCCAGGTTAGGGGAACCCGCCTACCTCGACCAGCTCGCAGCCACTACCCCCCTTCCTATGCTCGTTGATTCAGAAATGGGTATGCCTCTGGACTTGAATGCCTATGACGGTGCatgggatggaaaagatCAAT CTTTAAATCCTATCCCTGACTCCGATAGAGTCCATCACCCTGTAGATCTCACTTTGCTCGCACCGTTCAACCCTCCGTCGACATCAAACGGTGATCTCAAATCAGTCCCCTCAAGCAACGAAGTATCGTGGATGAGGAATTCAAGCTACCTTACGAGAAGAAACAATGCCAAAAGGAAGGATGCTGCAGAAATTAGGGAGGAGGTTGCTGTCGATGCCTCGGAGGCGGCCCAGTTGTTGATGATCGAGAAGACATTTTTGGATATAACTTCCCAAGACGTAAACCAGTTACAACATCCTAATCCGAAAAAGAGACATTTGAAGGTTGTCGAG AGTTACGACGTCTTgccagatgatgaagcaTGGCCAAACAACtacattcttcttcgattCCCTGAGCGACCTTCTGCAGCGACAGCAATT AATCCCGCGGCGGGCGCGTCTTCCCCTCGTCTTTCCAAATCTATTCTGCGCCCTATCGTCCAAGATGATCAGCAGATGATGGAATTTTATCTTCCCCAGGAGGAAGACCTTCCTAAGCTGGACGAGGCTTATGGACGCGCCGTGGATGAAGAGCctttggagaagataaTGCGGTTGAATGAGGAAAATCCCAACGATCCAGAGATTGATCATATTTTTTCC AATGTCTATTATGACCGCATACGTACATACGAAGTTGTCTCTACATCAGCACCCAAGAAAGAGATTCTTGTTTCCTTccaagaaggcgaagagaaTGATAATGAGCCAGCTActaagaagagaaaaggtgTCTATTATAAAGAAATTAATTTCCGAACCCTTTtgagaaagaccagaaCGAAG CCACATGACGAGGTCGATGGACAATCCGACAGATGGGATAAGAGTCGCGTGGGCTTCAGATTGCCTAGCCAGGCGGACATTGACCATCGTGATGAAGCTAAAAGCCAGGTTGCTGACCCTACATGGGCAAATGAAGAACTCAGACGAATACATGGTGGCGACAATATGGCTGAAGGGCAAGGGGAAGCAATcgatgacgaagaagtgGGAGTTGATGAAGGTGCAATCGAGGCTGAGAGAGGGGCACATGACGAAAGCGAATAG
- a CDS encoding hypothetical protein (Match to EST gb|CF193542.1|CF193542) — translation MPTLDAVTPPKPSSLPPDIVTQLLINLDGKVDQLKSSKGGLDIEGLIAFQRVANYLAAAQIFLQHNGLLTQPLETKHIKSRLLGHWGTCPGLNFVYAHTNNLITNHETDPDVPEFMFLTGPGHGAPALLSTLFMEGSITRFYPEYPMSREGLEHFIRSFSLPGGFPSHVNAETPGALHEGGELGYCLAVAYGSIMDKPNHITVAVIGDGESETGPTATAWHAHKFIDPAESGAVIPILHVNGYKIGERTIPGTMDDLELACLYTGYGYQVHIVEYGSKSPEKASDHEHDIAVQYDMAAAIEWAYQEIKNIQQCARSGRPITKPRWPMIIMRTPKGWTGPKKAEGHLIEGNWRAHQVPLPKAGDEGEEFELLKKWLHSYGPEELFHVEVDSNTSQAHEAVNKAKGIIDSRALRIIPKDQQRRMGMVNATYRGFIPLKTPEWKEYGHDMEEEVSNMKAVGDYVAKVIEMNPSTFRIFSPDEITSNKLDAVLDVTQRNFQWDPETANKGGRVIEMLSEHTLQGWMQGYTLTGRHALFPSYESFLGIVQTMIEQYAKFLKMALETKWRSDVSGLTYIETSTLWRQEHNGYSHQNPGLIGSFISLPRHLARIYLPPDANSSIATIDHCLRSKNNINLVIGSKNPTKGFLTIEEAERHCIAGASVWEKFSSNRGIDPDVVLVGCGVEVTFEVIAAAAILRNQGVKVRVVNVTDLLILGRDGVHPHALDQDAFDSLFTVDKPVVFNFHGYPKDVEALLFSRRAHVGRSRFDILGYIEEGSTTTAYSMLRLNNTSRYSLADIAVRRVGRNQPNHPINVRSHELSSCWRHQLVLHDKFTKEYGKDPQWCAEIPELEKNAA, via the exons ATGCCAACTTTGGACGCCGTCACCCCTCCTAAACCCTCTTCTTTACCCCCTGACATTGTCACACAACTCTTGATCAATCTCGACGGCAAGGTTGATCAGCTCAAGTCGTCTAAAGGAGGCCTTGATATAGAGGGTCTCATTGCTTTCCAGAGGGTAGCCAATTATCT TGCAGCGGCACAGATATTCTTACAGCACAATGGGCTTCTCACCCAGCCTCTTGAAACAAAGCATATCAAAAGCCGCCTTTTGGGTCATTGG GGTACCTGTCCAGGTCTCAATTTCGTCTACGCCCACACCAATAATCTGATCACTAACCATGAGACTGATCCTGACGTTCCCGAGTTTATGTTTCTTACTGGA CCAGGCCATGGTGCGCCAGCTTTGCTTTCCACTTTATTCATGGAAGGTTCAATCACCAG ATTTTACCCCGAATATCCCATGTCTCGAGAGGGTCTTGAACATTTCATTAGATCATTTAGTCTCCCTGGTGGATTTCCTAGTCATGTCAATGCAGAG ACACCCGGTGCGCTTCATGAAGGTGGAGAACTAGGTTACTGTTTGGCTGTCGCTTATGGGAG TATCATGGACAAGCCCAACCATATCACTGTCGCTGTTAttggtgatggtgaaagCGAGACTGGCCCCACTGCCACCGCATGGCACGCACATAAA TTCATCGACCCAGCTGAAAGCGGGGCTGTAATTCCGATCCTTCATGTCAACGGTTACAAG ATCGGGGAACGTACTATTCCAGGAACAATGGACGATCTTGAG CTTGCATGCTTGTACACTGGCTACGGCTATCAAGTTCATATTGTCGAATATGGAAGCAAGTCGCCCGAAAAAGCATCTGATCACGAGCATGACATAGCTGTCCAATATGACATGGCAGCTGCTATAGAATGGGCGTACCAGGAGATTAAGAATATTCAACAATGCGCAAGGTCGGGTCGTCCTATTACTAAACCTAGGTGGCCCATGATTATCATGAGAACCCCCAAAGGGTGGACTGGACCGAAGAAGGCGGAAGGCCACCTAATAGAGGGTAACTGGAGAGCCCATCAAG TTCCACTTCCTAAAGCGGGcgatgaaggggaagagttTGAACTTCTGAAGAAATGGTTGCATTCGTATGGGCCCGAAGAGCTTTTCCATGTGGAAGTGGATTCAAACACTTCCCAGGCCCATGAAGCTGTCAACAAGGCCAAGGGAATTATCGATAGCAGGGCTCTCCGCATTATTCCGAAAGACCAacaaaggaggatgggaatggTCAAC GCAACCTACCGTGGGTTCATACCTCTCAAAACTCCTGAATGGAAGGAGTACGGTCATgatatggaggaagaagtctCAAATATGAAAGC CGTGGGCGACTACGTGGCTAAGGTAATCGAAATGAACCCGAGCACCTTCAGGATCTTTTCGCCAGACGAAATCACTAGTAACAAGCTTGATGCGGTCCTTGATGTTACTCAAAGGAATTTCCAGTGGGACCCAGAG ACTGCCAATAAGGGTGGTAGAGTCATTGAGATGCTGTCGGAGCATACCCTCCAGGGTTGGATGCAAGGTTATACCCTCACTGGACGCCATGCTCTTTTCCCCTCATATGAGAG CTTCCTTGGCATCGTTCAGACTATGATCGAG CAATACGCCAAattcttgaagatggctCTGGAGACGAAATGGAGAAGTGATGTATCTGGCCTAACTTACATTGAAACTAGCACCTTATGGCGCCAAGAACACAATG GTTATTCTCATCAAAACCCGGGCCTGATTGGTTCTTTCAtttcccttcctcgtcatctcGCTCGAATTTATTTACCTCCCGATGCCAACTCGAGCATTGCCACGATTGATCATTGCCTTCGGTCAAAGAATA ATATCAATCTTGTGATCGGATCAAAAAACCCAACAAAAGGTTTCTTGACTATTGAAGAG GCCGAGAGACACTGCATTGCTGGTGCTTCAGTTTGGGAAAAGTTCTCTTCTAATAGAGGCATTGACCCTGATGTGGTTCTTGTGGGTTGCGGTGTAGAAGTCACCTTCGAAGTcattgctgctgctgctatTCTGCGGAACCAAGGTGTCAAGGTCCGTGTAGTCAACGTTACCgacctcctcatccttggGAGAGACGGTGTCCACCCGCATGCGTTAGATCAAGACGCATTCGATAGTCTGTTTACTGTGGATAAACCAGTAGTCTTCAATTTCCATGGGTACCCAAAGGATGTCGAAGCATTGTTGTTCTCAAGGCGTGCACATGTTGGGAGATCGAGG TTCGACATTTTAGGCTACatcgaggaaggaag TACAACAACTGCATACTCAATGTTGCGGCTCAACAACACATCTCGTTACTCGCTGGCCGATATCGCTGTGCGGAGAGTTGGGCGAAACCAGCCCAATCACCCTATCAATGTTCGATCGCATGAGCTCAGCAGCTGTTGGAGACACCAGCTTGTACTTCATGACAAATTTACCAAGGAATATGGTAAGGACCCGCAGTGGTGTGCTGAGATTCCAGAACTGGAAAAGAATGCTGCGTAG